In Phormidium yuhuli AB48, one genomic interval encodes:
- a CDS encoding AAA family ATPase, which produces MEIKSITLKNIGLFEHLELPLAPTPQNPSNITVFVGNNGAGKTSILNALTISLSWFIARLSTEKGHGSYIAEDDILNGANGATIKVQVCDSVETSVYPDNTARDNDVQWTIAKTKKGRKTNYNSQLTDCSRLASYYRNALSQDAQVSLPLIAFYPVERVVLDIPLKIRTKHTFLQLDAYESSLSQGVDFRRFFEWFREREDAENESGISDEVLNQLKPLAETHQDIWQVLKELQASAKDRQLTAVRTAIRRFMPHLDNLRVRRKPCLYMAVDKNGETLNVAQLSQGEKSLMALVGDIARRLAMLNPALENPLIGDGIVLIDEVDLHLHPSWQRRLCDRLLDTFPNCQFILTTHSPLMISDCKNILVYALNNGKIQELPSQYGQDVNTVLLDVMDTSIRDPEFESKLNDLLDAIQDSNLSQAHQLLRELMAEPTHQNNLELVKAKLLLRKQELRHASHS; this is translated from the coding sequence ATGGAAATTAAATCGATTACTTTAAAAAATATTGGACTCTTTGAACATTTGGAGTTGCCTTTAGCCCCAACACCGCAAAATCCCAGTAATATCACGGTATTTGTCGGCAACAATGGAGCTGGGAAAACATCTATTTTGAACGCATTAACCATCTCACTGAGTTGGTTTATTGCCCGTCTCAGTACAGAAAAAGGGCATGGCAGTTATATCGCCGAAGATGACATCCTCAATGGCGCTAATGGGGCGACCATTAAAGTCCAGGTTTGTGATTCCGTTGAGACATCAGTTTACCCTGATAATACGGCGAGAGATAATGACGTTCAGTGGACTATTGCCAAAACCAAAAAAGGACGTAAGACCAATTATAACAGTCAACTAACAGATTGCAGCCGCTTAGCCAGCTATTATCGGAATGCCTTAAGCCAAGATGCTCAGGTCAGCCTCCCCCTTATTGCTTTCTACCCGGTTGAGCGAGTTGTTCTCGATATTCCGCTAAAAATCAGAACTAAACATACTTTTCTGCAACTAGACGCTTATGAAAGTTCTCTCAGTCAGGGGGTTGATTTTCGTCGCTTTTTTGAGTGGTTCCGAGAACGAGAAGATGCAGAAAATGAGTCGGGAATTTCTGATGAAGTCCTGAATCAACTGAAGCCTCTTGCTGAGACCCATCAAGATATATGGCAGGTGTTAAAGGAACTCCAAGCGTCAGCCAAAGACCGCCAATTAACCGCAGTTCGTACAGCTATCCGCCGCTTTATGCCCCATTTGGACAACCTGAGAGTGCGTCGGAAACCTTGTCTCTATATGGCGGTTGATAAAAATGGCGAGACGTTAAATGTTGCTCAACTGTCTCAAGGTGAAAAATCGTTAATGGCTTTAGTGGGAGATATTGCTCGCCGTCTTGCGATGCTGAATCCTGCTTTAGAGAATCCATTGATAGGAGATGGTATTGTTTTGATTGATGAAGTTGATTTACATTTACATCCGTCTTGGCAACGTCGTTTGTGCGATCGCCTACTTGACACCTTTCCCAATTGTCAGTTCATTCTAACTACCCATTCTCCTTTGATGATTAGTGATTGCAAAAACATTTTGGTTTATGCTTTAAATAATGGTAAAATTCAAGAATTACCGTCCCAATATGGGCAAGATGTTAATACAGTCTTATTGGATGTTATGGATACTAGCATTCGTGACCCAGAATTTGAGTCTAAGCTTAACGATTTACTAGATGCTATCCAAGACTCTAATCTAAGCCAAGCTCATCAATTGCTCAGGGAACTCATGGCTGAGCCAACCCATCAAAATAATTTAGAATTGGTTAAAGCCAAACTATTACTTCGTAAACAAGAGTTGCGTCATGCGAGCCATTCATAA
- a CDS encoding trypsin-like peptidase domain-containing protein has protein sequence MSRQTSKSPRTQSAMGFGIFFLGLLVAIAIQQGQHPNPAPVDVPPPSSSSESERNQREFNPDTPETPAAGSAEDIPIPTPQTGDRNFDQTNFIVRAVRQVEPSVVRIEPQRLYSEDHLGPSDLLDPIPPSSYSQNAGTGFVIDDQGHLLTNAHVVGNANRVRVVLHDGQTVRGQVLGRDSVTDVAVVKLEGVSLAPVPIGDSDDLKPGEWAIAIGNPLGLDSTVTMGIISATGRSSREIGVPDRRVGFIQTDAAINPGNSGGPLLNASGAAIGMNTAILDGAQGLGFAIPIKTALRVGQQLINDGVAQHPYLGVRLKTLDANLKADLDQTENFPKLTVNQGVLIIDVVPNSPAEAAGLQLGDVILQIGEVSVVNFEKVQRIVEESPIGEALELTIARGEQKLTLDVRPSQLPSD, from the coding sequence TTGTCTCGCCAAACGTCAAAAAGCCCCAGGACTCAGTCGGCGATGGGCTTTGGGATATTCTTTCTGGGCCTACTGGTTGCGATCGCCATCCAGCAAGGGCAACATCCCAACCCGGCCCCAGTTGACGTTCCCCCCCCATCCTCCTCCTCGGAGTCTGAAAGAAATCAACGTGAGTTCAACCCGGATACCCCGGAAACTCCAGCGGCGGGTTCTGCTGAAGATATCCCAATCCCGACTCCCCAAACGGGCGATCGCAACTTTGACCAGACCAACTTCATTGTCCGCGCCGTGCGTCAGGTAGAACCCTCCGTCGTACGCATTGAGCCTCAGCGCCTCTATTCTGAAGATCACCTAGGACCCTCTGACCTGCTAGACCCCATCCCCCCCTCTTCCTACTCCCAAAACGCAGGAACCGGCTTTGTCATTGACGACCAGGGCCATCTTCTCACCAACGCCCATGTTGTGGGCAATGCCAACCGAGTGCGAGTCGTTCTCCATGATGGCCAAACCGTCCGCGGCCAAGTCCTCGGACGAGATAGCGTCACCGATGTAGCCGTCGTCAAACTTGAAGGCGTTAGCCTGGCCCCAGTCCCCATCGGCGATTCCGATGACCTCAAACCCGGCGAATGGGCGATCGCCATCGGCAATCCCCTCGGTCTAGATAGTACCGTCACCATGGGCATCATTAGCGCCACCGGACGCAGTAGCCGCGAAATTGGTGTTCCCGACCGCCGCGTCGGCTTCATTCAAACTGATGCCGCCATTAACCCCGGGAACTCCGGTGGCCCACTCCTCAACGCCTCAGGGGCCGCCATTGGCATGAACACCGCCATCCTCGACGGGGCCCAAGGGTTGGGCTTTGCTATCCCCATCAAAACCGCCTTACGGGTCGGACAGCAACTCATCAACGATGGCGTCGCTCAACATCCCTATCTCGGAGTTCGCCTCAAAACCCTTGATGCGAACCTTAAAGCTGACTTAGACCAAACCGAAAACTTCCCCAAACTGACCGTTAACCAAGGGGTCTTGATTATCGATGTTGTCCCCAACTCCCCCGCCGAAGCCGCCGGCCTACAACTAGGAGATGTCATTCTCCAGATTGGCGAGGTCTCAGTAGTGAATTTTGAAAAGGTGCAGCGTATTGTGGAAGAAAGCCCCATTGGTGAAGCTCTGGAACTGACAATTGCACGAGGTGAACAAAAACTCACCCTAGACGTGCGCCCTAGCCAACTTCCCTCAGACTAA
- a CDS encoding thioredoxin domain-containing protein, producing MTNRLANSQSLYLRKHAENPIDWWYWCDEAIELARQENKPIFLSVGYSSCHWCTVMEGEAFSDPQIADYLNQQFVPIKVDREERPDIDSLYMQSLQLMSGQGGWPLNVFLLPHSLVPFYGGTYFPAEPRYGRPSFLQVLTQLRDYYDNEKEKLDRISEDMLTALQQAAELPPEFKQIENSSLLNDQLLQRGLEASIRVLEPEGAPCFPMMPYAQTALRGTRFQLDKDFVAQPRCDQRGFDLVLGGIFDQVGGGFHRYTVDATWTVPHFEKMLYDNGQILEYLADLWCSGTQDPAIARAVRLTVSWLKREMMAPEGYFYAAQDADNFTSPQEREPEEGAFYVWSDAELREQLTPEQYQALEAEFYISKAGNFEGKIVLQRRQPGVLSEAAQEALQRLFEGRYGAGVSREQPFPPARDNQEAKSRDWAGRIPPVTDTKGIVAWNSLVISGLARASVAFGEPEYLTMAAKTADFILNHQWIEGRFYRLNYEGTPSVLAQSEDYALFVKALLDLVEAGAPDYLDAAINVQAEFDEHLWSDELGGYYNAAQDTSGGAIVRERAYTDNATPGANGVAAMNLVRLSLYGEELLYLQRAEAVLNAFLAILQKMPQACPSLFAALDWFQNATLVRTTAAEMAQLKERYLPATVLKQVQELPDGAVGLVCQGLSCLEPARDRNSLLAQLEQSQSRIGIG from the coding sequence ATGACCAATCGTCTCGCCAACAGTCAAAGCCTCTATCTGCGCAAACATGCCGAGAATCCCATCGATTGGTGGTATTGGTGTGATGAAGCCATCGAATTAGCTCGCCAGGAGAACAAACCCATCTTTCTCTCCGTGGGCTACTCCAGTTGTCACTGGTGTACCGTCATGGAGGGAGAAGCCTTCTCAGACCCCCAGATTGCCGACTATCTCAACCAGCAGTTTGTCCCCATTAAAGTCGATCGCGAGGAACGCCCCGATATCGACAGCCTCTATATGCAGTCCCTGCAACTCATGTCAGGACAAGGCGGCTGGCCCCTCAACGTCTTTTTACTCCCCCACAGTCTCGTCCCCTTCTATGGGGGAACCTATTTCCCCGCTGAACCCCGCTATGGTCGGCCCAGCTTCCTACAAGTTCTCACCCAGTTACGGGACTACTACGACAACGAAAAGGAAAAGCTAGACCGCATCAGTGAGGATATGCTGACGGCCTTGCAACAAGCCGCCGAACTTCCCCCAGAGTTCAAACAGATTGAGAACAGCTCCCTCCTCAATGACCAACTCCTACAACGGGGATTAGAAGCCAGTATCCGAGTCCTGGAACCGGAAGGGGCCCCCTGTTTCCCCATGATGCCCTACGCCCAAACTGCCCTCCGGGGAACTCGCTTTCAGTTGGATAAAGACTTTGTCGCTCAACCCCGCTGCGACCAACGAGGCTTTGATTTGGTGCTTGGGGGGATTTTCGACCAGGTAGGGGGCGGATTTCACCGCTATACCGTCGATGCCACTTGGACAGTTCCCCATTTTGAGAAAATGCTCTATGACAATGGGCAAATTCTCGAATATCTTGCCGATTTATGGTGTTCTGGCACCCAAGACCCCGCCATCGCTCGGGCGGTGAGACTCACGGTGTCCTGGCTCAAACGGGAGATGATGGCCCCGGAAGGCTATTTTTACGCCGCTCAAGATGCCGATAATTTCACCAGTCCCCAAGAGCGAGAACCCGAAGAGGGCGCCTTTTATGTCTGGTCTGACGCTGAGTTACGGGAACAACTCACCCCGGAGCAGTATCAGGCCCTAGAGGCAGAATTCTATATCTCCAAAGCCGGGAATTTTGAGGGCAAGATCGTCCTACAGCGTCGCCAGCCAGGAGTCCTCAGTGAAGCGGCGCAAGAGGCTCTACAACGCCTGTTTGAGGGGCGCTATGGTGCGGGAGTGAGCCGGGAGCAGCCCTTCCCCCCCGCACGGGATAATCAGGAGGCTAAATCGAGGGATTGGGCCGGTCGCATTCCCCCCGTCACCGATACCAAGGGGATTGTGGCTTGGAATAGTTTGGTCATCTCGGGGTTGGCTCGGGCCTCGGTGGCCTTTGGGGAACCGGAGTATTTGACCATGGCCGCCAAGACTGCCGACTTTATCCTCAATCATCAATGGATTGAGGGCCGCTTCTATCGGCTGAACTATGAGGGAACTCCCTCGGTATTAGCCCAATCGGAGGATTATGCTCTATTTGTTAAGGCTCTCTTAGATTTAGTCGAGGCAGGAGCGCCGGATTATCTGGATGCAGCCATCAATGTGCAAGCGGAGTTTGATGAGCATCTCTGGAGTGATGAGTTGGGAGGCTACTATAATGCCGCCCAGGATACCAGTGGCGGGGCAATTGTGCGAGAACGAGCCTACACCGACAATGCGACCCCTGGCGCCAATGGGGTGGCGGCGATGAATTTAGTGCGTTTGTCCCTCTATGGGGAGGAATTGCTCTATTTGCAGCGGGCCGAAGCGGTCTTAAATGCCTTCCTCGCCATTTTGCAAAAGATGCCCCAGGCTTGTCCCAGTTTGTTTGCAGCTTTGGATTGGTTCCAGAATGCTACCTTGGTCCGAACAACCGCTGCCGAAATGGCTCAGTTGAAGGAACGCTATTTGCCCGCAACAGTGCTGAAACAGGTACAGGAATTGCCAGATGGGGCCGTTGGCTTAGTCTGTCAGGGGTTAAGTTGTTTGGAACCGGCTCGCGATCGCAATAGCCTCTTGGCTCAACTCGAACAGAGTCAAAGCCGCATCGGAATCGGTTAA
- a CDS encoding DUF2103 domain-containing protein, translated as MASNDSGRLVLNHSTHVDGLIPVLERLVSFQGIRTITPGVISRSRGHIPKLKLRVSVPIRGGYKAIARAGKTVQEVFVLTSLSKGELEQAIAESLN; from the coding sequence ATGGCTTCGAATGATAGTGGCCGTCTAGTTTTGAATCATTCAACTCATGTGGATGGGTTGATTCCTGTGTTGGAACGGTTGGTCTCCTTCCAGGGAATTCGTACCATTACCCCTGGGGTCATCTCCCGTTCCCGTGGCCACATCCCTAAGTTGAAACTGCGAGTTTCAGTTCCTATTCGGGGAGGTTATAAGGCGATCGCCCGTGCGGGAAAAACGGTTCAGGAAGTCTTTGTTCTCACCAGTCTCTCGAAAGGAGAGTTAGAACAAGCGATCGCTGAAAGTCTCAATTAA
- a CDS encoding potassium channel family protein yields MVKLNNNRLTLILGILGTIVLLLGAVLLLAWSEGSTESAEEFWDVLENVVITLMGEYPDKPKTLLGRIIQLFLLVFGTLLFGTIIGKISSLFVTHALWNQQKMKKFKKHIIICNWNGKASSIIQQLLESNHGEPLDIVVVSASEVFAARDFHHFENVHFIQADPTHHVTLEDLQAFQAKAIILLADDESSGPDEKNALIALAVKHLEETPGKQKDIHVIAELVNLDRRRHLQEAGVDEVVSARDYSSGIIAQSAIFRNMSVVYQQLLTYSDDSNEFYFIQPGNYPSELLGKRFPELGTWISDYSAKHPNNPILLLGVKRGDGTILLNPKPSHFDHLEEEDSLIVMAFRNIERIV; encoded by the coding sequence ATGGTCAAACTCAATAATAATCGCCTAACGTTAATCTTGGGCATTCTCGGCACCATCGTCCTATTACTAGGGGCGGTGCTACTTCTAGCCTGGAGTGAGGGAAGCACTGAGTCCGCTGAAGAGTTCTGGGATGTTCTGGAAAATGTCGTTATTACCCTCATGGGGGAATATCCCGATAAACCCAAAACTCTGTTAGGTCGAATTATTCAACTTTTTTTATTGGTTTTTGGAACCTTACTTTTTGGCACAATCATCGGAAAAATTTCCTCTTTATTTGTGACTCACGCTCTCTGGAACCAACAAAAAATGAAAAAATTCAAAAAGCACATTATTATCTGCAATTGGAATGGCAAGGCATCCAGTATTATTCAACAATTACTAGAGTCGAATCATGGGGAACCCCTAGACATTGTGGTGGTCTCTGCCTCGGAAGTCTTCGCTGCTCGAGATTTTCATCATTTCGAGAATGTTCACTTCATTCAAGCCGATCCCACTCATCATGTCACCCTGGAGGATTTACAAGCTTTCCAAGCCAAGGCCATCATTTTACTGGCTGACGACGAGAGTTCAGGGCCCGATGAAAAAAATGCTCTCATTGCTTTGGCGGTGAAGCATTTAGAAGAAACTCCTGGCAAACAGAAGGACATTCATGTGATTGCGGAACTGGTGAACCTCGATCGCCGCCGCCATCTGCAAGAGGCCGGAGTCGATGAGGTGGTCTCGGCCCGAGACTATAGTTCGGGAATTATTGCCCAAAGTGCCATTTTCCGCAATATGTCGGTGGTCTATCAGCAACTTTTGACCTATTCTGATGACTCCAATGAGTTTTATTTTATTCAGCCGGGGAATTATCCGTCGGAGTTACTGGGGAAACGCTTTCCTGAGTTGGGGACCTGGATTAGTGATTACAGTGCCAAGCATCCGAATAATCCTATCTTACTCTTGGGGGTTAAACGGGGAGATGGGACAATCCTCCTCAATCCTAAACCCAGTCATTTTGACCACTTGGAGGAAGAGGATAGTTTGATTGTCATGGCGTTCCGTAATATCGAGCGCATTGTCTGA
- a CDS encoding HEAT repeat domain-containing protein: MTLDSLLADVDRADSAVSLLMAVRSLAQTSNPQAVPKLIEVLGFNNPGAAVAAVQGLVTIGEPAVEPLLKHLDGYNYGARAWAIRSLAEIGDPRALDVLLTAAGDFALSVRRAAARGLGRIQWQTLDASQQAAGQRRVLTRLLETTADPEWVVRYAAIVGLEALGKSLGETAVRQEIEPCLQRLHHEDEEAAIRGRSQLAQQRLTGG; encoded by the coding sequence ATGACTCTCGACTCTCTCCTTGCTGACGTTGACCGCGCTGATTCGGCGGTCAGTCTGCTGATGGCCGTGCGATCGCTCGCCCAAACCAGTAATCCCCAAGCGGTCCCCAAACTCATTGAAGTCTTAGGCTTCAACAATCCTGGGGCCGCCGTGGCCGCTGTTCAAGGGTTAGTAACCATCGGGGAACCCGCCGTCGAACCGCTCCTCAAGCATCTCGACGGCTATAACTATGGGGCCCGAGCCTGGGCCATCCGTTCCTTGGCAGAAATTGGCGACCCTCGCGCCCTAGATGTCCTGTTAACTGCCGCTGGAGACTTTGCCCTCAGCGTCCGTCGCGCCGCCGCCCGAGGGTTAGGTCGTATCCAGTGGCAGACTCTGGATGCGAGCCAACAGGCGGCTGGCCAACGTCGCGTATTGACGCGATTACTCGAAACCACTGCCGATCCTGAATGGGTGGTTCGTTATGCTGCCATTGTCGGCTTAGAAGCCTTAGGGAAGAGTTTAGGGGAGACAGCGGTCCGGCAAGAAATTGAGCCCTGTTTGCAACGACTCCATCACGAGGATGAGGAAGCCGCCATCCGAGGGCGATCGCAGTTAGCCCAACAGCGATTAACTGGGGGCTAA
- a CDS encoding HEAT repeat domain-containing protein yields the protein MQPSETPVAIAAESWTTEQAIANLQQTDDPSTRYYAAWWLGRFRVRDDRGREALIEALSDTIDRSPGGGYPLRRNAAKALGKLGDRRAVPALIESLTCSDYYVRESAAQALEALGDARAIPGLLALLEGGVEAAVRVPGKPHLVQPYDAILEALGALKATDAIEPVRPFLEHDVPRVCFAAARALYQLTGEEQYGDRLIAALGAPELQLRRAALMDVGAIGYLKAVTPVAETLAENSLKLIALKGILEHHLAQIDDLDEAAIDIMTQMDNLL from the coding sequence ATGCAGCCGTCAGAAACGCCCGTTGCGATCGCCGCCGAGTCTTGGACGACGGAACAGGCGATCGCGAATTTACAACAAACCGACGACCCCAGCACTCGCTATTATGCAGCGTGGTGGCTGGGGCGTTTTCGTGTCCGTGATGATCGGGGTCGAGAGGCTCTGATTGAGGCCCTCAGCGACACCATTGACCGTTCCCCCGGGGGGGGCTATCCCCTGCGTCGTAACGCCGCCAAAGCTTTAGGAAAACTCGGGGATAGACGAGCGGTTCCTGCCCTGATTGAAAGTTTGACCTGTAGCGATTACTATGTTCGCGAGTCCGCCGCTCAAGCCTTAGAGGCCCTAGGAGATGCTCGGGCCATCCCCGGATTACTGGCTCTTCTAGAGGGTGGGGTCGAGGCAGCGGTTCGCGTCCCGGGAAAACCGCACCTGGTACAGCCCTACGATGCGATTCTAGAGGCGTTGGGGGCGTTGAAAGCGACTGACGCCATTGAGCCGGTGCGTCCTTTCTTAGAGCATGATGTGCCTCGGGTTTGCTTTGCGGCGGCCCGGGCCCTGTATCAGTTAACGGGGGAGGAGCAGTATGGCGATCGCCTCATCGCCGCTCTCGGGGCCCCAGAATTACAACTACGGCGGGCGGCCCTCATGGATGTCGGGGCGATCGGCTATCTCAAAGCCGTCACCCCCGTTGCCGAAACCTTAGCCGAAAATAGCCTCAAACTGATTGCCCTCAAAGGGATTCTCGAACATCACCTGGCCCAAATCGATGACCTAGACGAGGCCGCCATCGATATCATGACCCAAATGGATAACCTGTTATAG
- a CDS encoding phycobilisome linker polypeptide translates to MMGSTALNSSTPSGSRMFRYEVRGLRQSPGTDKNDYPIRSSDSIFMTVPYNRMNEEMRRITRMGGEIVSIEPVTFDPNGSSAEESGSDE, encoded by the coding sequence ATGATGGGTTCTACAGCACTCAACAGTAGCACTCCTTCGGGGAGTCGTATGTTCCGCTACGAGGTTCGTGGCCTGCGCCAATCTCCCGGAACCGATAAGAATGATTATCCCATTCGTAGCAGTGACAGCATTTTCATGACGGTTCCCTACAACCGCATGAATGAAGAGATGCGACGGATTACCCGAATGGGGGGTGAAATTGTCAGCATTGAGCCGGTGACATTTGACCCCAACGGCAGTTCTGCGGAAGAATCAGGATCCGACGAGTAA